The region TCCTGGTGCGTGTGTCGGTGGTGTCGGGGCTGCCTTCATGCGGTCCCGGGCTTCTCCGGGTCATCCGGCAGGGTCGGCCAGTTGGCGACGTCGTCGCCGTGGGCGTGGACGAGGGCCAAGGCCATGCGTTCCAGGCCGATCGCCGTGCACGCGCTGTGGGCGGCCGCGCCGCCCGGGCAGCGAATGCCGAACCGCGACGTCAGGTGATCCTTGTGCCGGTTGGCCGACGCGATGGCCACCGCGCCGTCGCCGCCGACCGGCGCCATGAACTCGTACTTGAGGCCCTGCTCCATCTGGCTGGCGTTCAGGAAGCGAGCGGTCGGGCCGAAGAACGGGTCGGTGGCCCGCTGGACGGCGACGTCGAGCCCCAGCCCGGCGAAGAGGGACGCGCATCTGTCGATGTGCTCCTCGTGCCCGGCCGCGATGCGCTCCTCCTCGCCCACGGTGACGAACTCGCGCATCCGGAAGGTCCGGAGCCGTCCGATCTCGGCGGTGGCCTCATGGCGGTAGCAGTAGCCCGTGACATCGAAGTGCGCGGGCGCGGTGACAACGCTGTCGGCGAGGCGCGGGTAGACGCTGTAGCAGGCCGCGGGGGTCAGCACGGTGTCCGTCGCGTCCCACGCGGTGCCGGCGCCGCGGGCATGGACCTGGCCGAGAAGGTGCGGGAAGGAATCCAGGTACCGGGCTCGCTCGATCCACGCCCGGGGGACGACCGGTGGGCACGAGGTCCGCTCCCACGACGCCGGACCGACGCCCAGCGCCGCCAGGGAGCCGTGCAGGCGCCCGAGCAGAGACTCGAACCGTTCGGTGAAACCGAGCACGCCCGCCACGTCCGTGGCCAGCGCCCACCCGCCGGTGACGAGCCGTTCCACCGGGTTCGGGGAAGGGGAGCCCCTTCCGAGCAGCTCAACTTTCGATGCCATGTGCCGCCTCCGTTTCGGCGCGGTCCGCGCGGGTCCGCGCGGGCGGTTGTCCGGTCCGCGGGATCTCACCGATCCCCGCGCAGGCTCTCAACCCTCTTTCCACCGAGGCGATCAGGAAGAGCGAGCGGTCGATCTGCCGGAAGTTCCCGAGCCGCTCGATCGTGTCGAGCATCCTGGTCAGACCGTCGGCCGCCACGTAGCCGGAGTCGATGAGGATTCCGCCGGAGCGCAGGAGCCGGCGAAGGTACGGCACAACGTAGACCCGGATGGCCGTGCTCAACGCTTCGCGGGGGTCGTCGCGGGGCTCGCTGTAGGTTTCGAGGGGCAGGCCCAGCCGGGCCAGGCGCAACCGCTGCACGGTCTTGTTCTCCCGCCACGGGCGAGGCAGCGACTCGCAGAACCGGATGACCTCCGGGTCGCACATCGGCGACACCGGCCACAGGCCGTTGCGCAGGAACTGCGGAGCCCTGCTGGCGAAGGCGAGCAGGCTGCTGGCGTGCAGGATCCCGGCAGGAGCGATGCGCTGTTCGCTGCACGGCACGGCCGCGGCGACGCGCGGCCCCAGCCACACCGGATCGGGCAGCGCCTTGGACGGGGCCGCCGCCTGCTCGGCACTGCGCAGGCTGCACAGCTCATCGCCTCCGGTGCCCCCGTAGGACACGTGCGCGCCCAGGCCGGCCAACGCGGACATCATCGCCTGCTTGGCCTCGATCCACGGCTCCGAATACGGCGTCGTCGGAAGCGGCTCCCCGACCGTCCCCGTCGGCCCGAACGGCATGAAGTCGGCGACGGCAACGGTGACGTCGGTACCGAGGCCGAAGGAATCGATCATCATACCGCGCCGGCGGCGCTGCTGCTGGTCGACGGACCCGCCGATCAGCAGCGCCGCGGGCGTCACTGGCGCCGACTGCGACGCGGTGAGGCCCGCGGCCACGTTGGCACTGTCGAGCCCGCCGGAGAGTTCGACGGCGCCGTGCGCCGACTCGGCCCGGCGCCGCACCGCGGCGGTGAGTACGGCCTCGAACGCGGACAGGACGTCGGCACCCTGCCGCAGCGGACGGGGCTGGGCGTGCAAGGCCGCAGCGGGGTACCGCAGACTGGGCGTGCCGCCGCTCCACGAGGCGACCGAGCGTTCCGTCAGCCGGTGCACGGTGCTCCAGACCGTGTCGTGCCCGTAGCGGTGGCGTCGGCTGAGCAGACGGGCGACCTCCCGGTCGAGCAGTGTGGCGGCGCGGATGGCCCCGCGCAGGTCGGCGGGGTCCCAGGACCCCGTCAGCGCCCTTTCGTCCCCGGCCAGATACACCGGCGCCACGGCCCAGGTCCCGGCGCGTACCGTCAACGCGCCGGCGCGGATGTGCAGCACGGTCCGGTCGAGGTGCTGCCCGTCGTGGCCGGCGAGGGTCTGCCGCAGCCGGTCAGGTGTCACCCGTGCCGGCTTCCCCGGGACGGCGGCCGGTTCGCCGCGGCCGAGCTCCCGCACGACGACGACCGTCTCGGCGCCGTCGGTGATCATGCTGGGATGCAGTGCGGGATGGAGGTACGGCATGATCTCGTCGTCGCCGGAGCGCCACGCCCATCCGTTCCATTCCCATTCCGCGGCGTCCTGGCCGATCGCGGCCGTGGAGAGGGTGAATTTCAGCATTCCGTCTCCTTGGGGGCACGTCCCTCGGTGGGAACGGTGTCCTCGATGCCGACGAAGTCGGGCTGGCTCGGGAAGAAGTACCGATCGGCCAGGGCGGGAACGGCGAGTACCGGCTCCCCGGCGAAGACGCCCTCCGGGTCGGCCGCCTGGTGCGGTTGCGGGGGTCCGGCGCCCTCCGTTTGCCCGAGGAGAGGTGAGATCTCCGCCCACAGCTCGGCGGAAGTCCGGAAGGTCGCCACGGTGAGTTTCTCCTCGGGGAAGGAGAAGCCGAAGAACTCCTCCAGCTC is a window of Streptomyces sp. NBC_01477 DNA encoding:
- a CDS encoding aminoacyl--tRNA ligase-related protein — translated: MASKVELLGRGSPSPNPVERLVTGGWALATDVAGVLGFTERFESLLGRLHGSLAALGVGPASWERTSCPPVVPRAWIERARYLDSFPHLLGQVHARGAGTAWDATDTVLTPAACYSVYPRLADSVVTAPAHFDVTGYCYRHEATAEIGRLRTFRMREFVTVGEEERIAAGHEEHIDRCASLFAGLGLDVAVQRATDPFFGPTARFLNASQMEQGLKYEFMAPVGGDGAVAIASANRHKDHLTSRFGIRCPGGAAAHSACTAIGLERMALALVHAHGDDVANWPTLPDDPEKPGTA
- a CDS encoding acyl carrier protein, with translation MWSSRFERLLRRFIPLLPDSDPLYPDTPLADVGLDSLGIAGLVIELEEFFGFSFPEEKLTVATFRTSAELWAEISPLLGQTEGAGPPQPHQAADPEGVFAGEPVLAVPALADRYFFPSQPDFVGIEDTVPTEGRAPKETEC